AACCCCTGTAATAAAGGCGTTAAAAGCGTTTGTGGGTTTAAAGAGAGATCATCCTTCAAGTTCGTTTGCTTGCCAGGCGGATACTTATATTATGCAGTGTGTGGACGAAATTTACAGGCATGAATTATTTGTCAGTAAGTTTTACTTTCGACTGCACGATTATAATGCGGCATTGAATAGACTTACATTCATGTCTCATCACTTTTCAGATTTGAACTTTACAGATGAGATGTTGTATCTTTTAACAATGAGTTATTATTACCTGAACAGGCGAGAGGATGCTCAACTTTTTTTCAATGAACTAAAGAGAAAATATCCACAAAGTGAATTTGTTGAAAAGATAAAGGATAAAATAGAGAAATGAGGCTTGTTTTAAAGAAAGAGATATTGGAAATTGTAAAGGATAGTTTAAATGGGGAATTGTGGGAATTAGATGAGCCACCCGCGGATGTATTTGAAAAGGGCAATGAATTATACATAGAGATAGAGATACCGGGAATTGAGTTGAAAGATATTCATGTGGTATATACAGGTGATAAAATTGTTGTTTATGGTGTAAAAAAGAGAGCTGTTTTAGGGAGGAGTGTAAAATATATGAGAGCAGAGAGAGTGTTTGGTGGATTCAAGCGG
This region of Deltaproteobacteria bacterium genomic DNA includes:
- a CDS encoding Hsp20/alpha crystallin family protein; this encodes MRLVLKKEILEIVKDSLNGELWELDEPPADVFEKGNELYIEIEIPGIELKDIHVVYTGDKIVVYGVKKRAVLGRSVKYMRAERVFGGFKRLVLLPVAVDGNKIRSVYKNGVLTVICEKRV